A genomic region of Papaver somniferum cultivar HN1 chromosome 7, ASM357369v1, whole genome shotgun sequence contains the following coding sequences:
- the LOC113297371 gene encoding uric acid degradation bifunctional protein TTL-like isoform X2 codes for MDLGFKEIDFLACCGSTQFSEEMFSASPFPSLESTIETARNIWFNKVDVNGWLEAYAAHPQIGDTSGRNRKTETSAQWSKGEQSTALSTATDSMLQELLDWNHRYREKFGFVFLICASGRSTPAILAELKTRYTSRPIVEFETAAKEQMKITELRLAKLYAAKVDVTSASISQNPISLKTKAEDRVSIIGAHITAGSEAHVSKSHQVSVRTKPPITTHVLDVSRGSPAAGIEVHLQKWNGEKPRPMFNELDSNGWVVQGSSITDTDGRSGHLMNVVNDVDPGIYRISFNTGKYVSAGFFPYVSIVFEIKENQKSQHFHVPLLLSPFSFTTYRGS; via the exons ATGGATTTAGGTTTTAAGGAAATTGATTTTCTAGCATGCTGTGGTAGCACCCAATTTTCTGAAGAGATGTTTTCAGCATCTCCTTTCCCCTCTTTGGAAAGTACTATTGAAACTGCCAGAAACATCTGGTTCAATAAG GTTGATGTAAATGGATGGCTTGAAGCATATGCTGCACATCCACAAATAGGAGACACTTCCGGTAGAAATCGGAAAACTGAAACATCTGCAca GTGGAGTAAAGGAGAGCAATCAACTGCTTTATCAACTGCCACTGATTCTATGTTGCAG GAACTTCTTGACTGGAACCACCGGTACAGAGAAAAGTTCGGATTTGTTTTCCTTATATGTGCATCTGGTCGGAGTACTCCTGCAATACTTGCTGAATTGAAG ACACGTTATACAAGTAGACCCATAGTTGAATTTGAGACTGCGGCGAAGGAGCAAATGAAGATTACTGAGTTACGTCTTGCGAAACTTTATGCAGCTAAAGTCGATGTTACCTCTGCAAGCATTAGCCAAAACCCGATCAGCCTTAAAACAAAAGCTGAAG ATCGCGTTAGCATTATTGGAGCTCATATTACTGCTGGGTCTGAAGCTCATGTCAGCAAATCACATCAAGTTTCAGTTAGGACCAAACCACCAATTACAACTCATGTCTTAGATGTCTCTCGAGGGTCTCCAGCTGCCGGCATTGAGGTACATTTACAAAAATGGAATGGTGAGAAACCGCGTCCTATGTTTAATGAATTGGATTCCAATGGCTGGGTGGTTCAAGGGTCTTCAATCACAGACACGGATGGCCGAAGTGGGCACCTAATGAATGTTGTTAACGATGTGGATCCTGGGATTTATAGAATAAGTTTTAATACCGGGAAGTATGTCTCTGCTGGTTTTTTCCCATATGTGTCTATAGTATTTGAGATCAAAGAGAATCAGAAGTCTCAACATTTTCATGTCCCTTTGCTGCTTTCACCATTTTCCTTCACAACATATCGTGGAAGCTAG
- the LOC113297371 gene encoding uric acid degradation bifunctional protein TTL-like isoform X1 yields the protein MDLGFKEIDFLACCGSTQFSEEMFSASPFPSLESTIETARNIWFNKVDVNGWLEAYAAHPQIGDTSGRNRKTETSAQWSKGEQSTALSTATDSMLQELLDWNHRYREKFGFVFLICASGRSTPAILAELKTRYTSRPIVEFETAAKEQMKITELRLAKLYAAKVDVTSASISQNPISLKTKAEEDRVSIIGAHITAGSEAHVSKSHQVSVRTKPPITTHVLDVSRGSPAAGIEVHLQKWNGEKPRPMFNELDSNGWVVQGSSITDTDGRSGHLMNVVNDVDPGIYRISFNTGKYVSAGFFPYVSIVFEIKENQKSQHFHVPLLLSPFSFTTYRGS from the exons ATGGATTTAGGTTTTAAGGAAATTGATTTTCTAGCATGCTGTGGTAGCACCCAATTTTCTGAAGAGATGTTTTCAGCATCTCCTTTCCCCTCTTTGGAAAGTACTATTGAAACTGCCAGAAACATCTGGTTCAATAAG GTTGATGTAAATGGATGGCTTGAAGCATATGCTGCACATCCACAAATAGGAGACACTTCCGGTAGAAATCGGAAAACTGAAACATCTGCAca GTGGAGTAAAGGAGAGCAATCAACTGCTTTATCAACTGCCACTGATTCTATGTTGCAG GAACTTCTTGACTGGAACCACCGGTACAGAGAAAAGTTCGGATTTGTTTTCCTTATATGTGCATCTGGTCGGAGTACTCCTGCAATACTTGCTGAATTGAAG ACACGTTATACAAGTAGACCCATAGTTGAATTTGAGACTGCGGCGAAGGAGCAAATGAAGATTACTGAGTTACGTCTTGCGAAACTTTATGCAGCTAAAGTCGATGTTACCTCTGCAAGCATTAGCCAAAACCCGATCAGCCTTAAAACAAAAGCTGAAG AAGATCGCGTTAGCATTATTGGAGCTCATATTACTGCTGGGTCTGAAGCTCATGTCAGCAAATCACATCAAGTTTCAGTTAGGACCAAACCACCAATTACAACTCATGTCTTAGATGTCTCTCGAGGGTCTCCAGCTGCCGGCATTGAGGTACATTTACAAAAATGGAATGGTGAGAAACCGCGTCCTATGTTTAATGAATTGGATTCCAATGGCTGGGTGGTTCAAGGGTCTTCAATCACAGACACGGATGGCCGAAGTGGGCACCTAATGAATGTTGTTAACGATGTGGATCCTGGGATTTATAGAATAAGTTTTAATACCGGGAAGTATGTCTCTGCTGGTTTTTTCCCATATGTGTCTATAGTATTTGAGATCAAAGAGAATCAGAAGTCTCAACATTTTCATGTCCCTTTGCTGCTTTCACCATTTTCCTTCACAACATATCGTGGAAGCTAG